The nucleotide window TCAGGGTTTACAAGATCCATCATATAATGTGGTATTCCCTGCATTTCCTCATGAGTTACCTTTGCTGTTCCAATATCCAGTTCCTTATAAACCTGAGATGCATCCGCCGATATAATCACTGCATTTAGCCGCTTTGCAAGTTTTATTGACAAATCCGTTTTTCCTACTCCTGTTGCGCCTGCAATGACAATCCCTTTTAATTTTTTTTGCATTTTCTAATTTTTTATCCTCCCTATTATAAGTAAACCACATTTTTCTTTTTTTGCAAATATTTTTATAAAAATTTATTACTAAATCACATATTCAAATTCATATCCAGCAATAATTATAATATCCCCTTCTTCAACTCCAGCCTTTTCAAGCTCTGTTTCCATTCCAAGACTTCTCATCTTCTGAAGGAAATTTATTATTCCCTCTTCTCCGATAAACACATACTTTTTAAGCACATCATCCACAATACGTCCATCCACTTCAAATACATTGTCAGCTGTTTTCTTGACAATCCAGTCATCTTTCTTATTGTTTTCCTGAATAAGCTCTTCAACAGAATGAACTTCCTCCAGCTCTTCCCTAGGTATTTCCTGAATTAATTCCCATGCTTTTGATAAAACTGGCTTTAATCCATCATTTGCGATTACAGAAACTGGATACACATATTCTGCCCCATTTTCCTTCACAAATTTTTCAAATTCATCATATTTTTCATCCTCGTAAAGCATATCAATTTTATTTGCTACTACAATTTGCCGCTTTTGAGATAATTTTTCGCTATAATTTTTTAATTCATGATTTATTTTTACAAAATCTTCCTTAGGATCACGTCCATCCAGCCCTGAAATATCCACAATGTGAACAATCAGTTTACATCTTTCAATATGCTTTAAAAATCTATCTCCAAGTCCCACTCCCTCGTGAGCCCCTTCAATAAGCCCCGGCACATCAGCCACTACAAAACTTTCCTCGTCTCCCATTCTGACAACTCCCAATTTAGGCTTCAATGTCGTAAAATGGTAACTTGCAACTTTTGATCTGGCAGCTGAAACTTTGTTAATAAAACTTGATTTTCCAACACTTGGGTAACCTACGAGAGCCACATCTGCAAGCAGTTTTAACTCCAGCTTTATTTTTAATTCTACTCCTTCACGTCCACTTTCTGCTATTCGTGGGGCTTTTTTTACTGATGACTTGAAATGGATATTTCCACGTCCGCCATCTCCACCTTTCAGAAATATTACTTTTTCATTTGGGTTGTCCAAATCAAGCAACAGTTTATTTGTTTCAAAATCCCTAATCATCGTTCCGACTGGAACTTTTATAATCAAGTCTTCCCCTGATTTTCCAGTAGAACGTGCAGCAGAGCCTTTTGTGCCATCCTGTGCCTTAAATTTTTTACTGCTCTTAAAATCCACAAGCGTGTTAATATTTGGATCAGCAATAAAGACAATATCTCCGCCTTTTCCGCCATCTCCGCCATCAGGCCCTCCAAACTGCACAAATTTCTCACGTCTGAATGTAGCCGCTCCGTCCCCTCCGTTTCCAGAAATTACCGTAATTACACTTTCATCTATAAACATTTTATCATCCTTTTCCTTATTTACTTTTTTTTCATTTAATAAAATTACTTAAACTCATTATTTACTTTTTGTTTTGCCTGTTGCTGCCGCTTTTTTTTCTCTTCTATAATTCCACGGCTCTACATACCCTCTTTTTCCAAACAGTCCGAGTTTATTCTTTTTGGCATTTTCCTGATAAGCCTGCATTCTAGTATCATTTTTATCATATTCCTGATACCACCACGCATTTCCAGCCTTTACCATTTCCTCATTTACATTTTTCCCGTTAGCATAGACTACAGCCACTGTTCTGCCGTATCTATCCCTATTTTTCTCTTCAATTTCAAGCATTTTCCCACTTACCAGCTTTTCCAGTGCCTGCTTGCTCTCATTCCCATAATCCTGCGACTTTTCAGGAGCATCAATTCCAAACATCCTAATTTTTATAACTTCTCCGACAAATTTCCCATTTTCCACTTTCTGAACATTCATAGTATCACCATCACTGACTTTTATAGCCTGATACCCTTTCAGAATAGTCGGATTCTGCACAGTTTTAGTATTTGAAGAATTATTTTTTGCACTTCTTGAAGCTGTACTTTTTTTAGAATTACTTGTTTTCACTCTTTTTTTACCCAATCCTGAATTTACCCCATTGTATGCAAACCCAAATATTGCAATCAACACAGTAATTATCGCAGCAATCAGTTTTTCATTTCCAACTTTTGAACTTCTTCCAGTTCTTTTTCTTCTTTTTGTTGCCATCTGTTTTTCCTTTATTCTTTATTTTTCCAATGCCTGTTTAAAATCCTCAATCAAGTCATCAATATTCTCAAATCCAACTGCAATTCTTATAAGCGAATTTGTAAATCCTCTAGCCTCTTTTTCTTCATCAGGCATTTCAGCGTGAGTTATTGTACTCGGATGAGTTACCAATGTTTCTGCTCCACCAAGACTCGCAGCAAATAGTGCCACATTCAGACTTTCAAAAAATGTTTTTACCTTTGAGTCATCCTTTAAAGTAAATGAAAATACTGAACCTCCACCTATCGCTTGACTTTCATGAATTTTTTTACCTTTATTTGTATCCAGAGTCGGATAGTAAATTTTGTCAACTGCATCATGGCTCTGAAAAAATTCTATCAGTTTTTCAGCATTTTTTTGTGCCGCTTCCACCCTAAGTTTCAATGTTTTAAGACTTCTCATCAAAAGCCAGCTGTCAAATGGAGAAATTAAGGCTCCAGCTGCAACTTGTGAAAATTTAATTTTTTCCGCAAGTTCCTCATCATTTGTAATCGCAACTCCAGCCAGCAAATCATGATGCCCAGATAAAAATTTAGTTGCACTATGAATTACAATATCAATCCCAAAATCAAGCGGTTTTTGCAAATATGGAGTCATAAAAGTGTTATCTGCAATTGTTATCAAGTTATGCTGTTTTGCAATCTCTACAACTCCTCTCATATCCGTAACATCAAGCAATGGATTTGACGGAGTTTCGATAAAAATGGCCTTTGTATTTCCCTTAATCGCATTTCGGATATTATCCAAGTCAGTTGTATCAACAAAAGTGTATTCCATCCCGAATTTTGAATAAATATCGTGAATAATTCTATAAGTCCCACCATAAATATCCTGTCCCAGAATAATATGATCTCCAGCCTCAAACATCGTAAACACAGATGTCGTAGTCGCCATTCCGGATGAAAAGGCATATCCATATTTCCCATTTTCTAATGCCGCAAGTATTTCCTCAAGTTCATTTCTCGTAGGTGCCGAAACTCTTGAATATTCAAATTCCTGCGTCACTCCAAATTCTACAACAGGAAAAGTTGAGGCAAAATTAACATTCGTTCCCCATAATTCCTTCTTTTTTTCTTTTCTTATCCCATGTATCGTTTTTGTTTCAAATCTCATAACAATCTCACACTCCTTTTTTTCTCTTTTTATTTTTAACAACTTATATTTCAATATTCTAATTCCAAACATTTATTTTTTATTTTACATATCTATTTTATTCAAACTATACTACAATAATTAAATTCAAAATGTCGTGATTTTTTTGGAATGAAAACGATTGTCTGAGCGTTAGCGAGTTTCGTTTTCGTAGTAATCCAGATTTATCCAAATAATAAATGTTTCGACTACTTTCCCAAATAAAATTTGGGAATATTTCAAAAAAATGCTTAGACGAGCCAGGGATAGTGCGTAGCACTTTCGCTATTCTCTTTAATATGTCATTATTTAAATATGTTAAAATAACTGTTATTGCGAAATAAAGGGAAATGGCGATTGATTTCCCTTGCTTATCTAAAAAGAAAAAGCATAAAACTAAAGAAAAAAACAATTATTAATTAAAATGTTCCAAAATAAAATCTTAACTAAAGTGTTCAAAGAGAAATTTTTAAAATAAATTATCAAATAAATCTATAAATTTTTTATAATAATTTATGTGGTATTTTTATTATTTTCTCATAGGCAATTCTCTTTTCCCCAACATCAGGCTCTTTATCTAAATAAATCACACCGCAATAACTGAATCCATTTTTTTCAAGGAACTTTTTCATTGGCTCATTGTTTTCATGCGTATCTGTTTTTATACTGAGT belongs to Leptotrichia trevisanii DSM 22070 and includes:
- the obgE gene encoding GTPase ObgE, whose amino-acid sequence is MFIDESVITVISGNGGDGAATFRREKFVQFGGPDGGDGGKGGDIVFIADPNINTLVDFKSSKKFKAQDGTKGSAARSTGKSGEDLIIKVPVGTMIRDFETNKLLLDLDNPNEKVIFLKGGDGGRGNIHFKSSVKKAPRIAESGREGVELKIKLELKLLADVALVGYPSVGKSSFINKVSAARSKVASYHFTTLKPKLGVVRMGDEESFVVADVPGLIEGAHEGVGLGDRFLKHIERCKLIVHIVDISGLDGRDPKEDFVKINHELKNYSEKLSQKRQIVVANKIDMLYEDEKYDEFEKFVKENGAEYVYPVSVIANDGLKPVLSKAWELIQEIPREELEEVHSVEELIQENNKKDDWIVKKTADNVFEVDGRIVDDVLKKYVFIGEEGIINFLQKMRSLGMETELEKAGVEEGDIIIIAGYEFEYVI
- a CDS encoding trans-sulfuration enzyme family protein; the encoded protein is MRFETKTIHGIRKEKKKELWGTNVNFASTFPVVEFGVTQEFEYSRVSAPTRNELEEILAALENGKYGYAFSSGMATTTSVFTMFEAGDHIILGQDIYGGTYRIIHDIYSKFGMEYTFVDTTDLDNIRNAIKGNTKAIFIETPSNPLLDVTDMRGVVEIAKQHNLITIADNTFMTPYLQKPLDFGIDIVIHSATKFLSGHHDLLAGVAITNDEELAEKIKFSQVAAGALISPFDSWLLMRSLKTLKLRVEAAQKNAEKLIEFFQSHDAVDKIYYPTLDTNKGKKIHESQAIGGGSVFSFTLKDDSKVKTFFESLNVALFAASLGGAETLVTHPSTITHAEMPDEEKEARGFTNSLIRIAVGFENIDDLIEDFKQALEK
- a CDS encoding thermonuclease family protein; translation: MATKRRKRTGRSSKVGNEKLIAAIITVLIAIFGFAYNGVNSGLGKKRVKTSNSKKSTASRSAKNNSSNTKTVQNPTILKGYQAIKVSDGDTMNVQKVENGKFVGEVIKIRMFGIDAPEKSQDYGNESKQALEKLVSGKMLEIEEKNRDRYGRTVAVVYANGKNVNEEMVKAGNAWWYQEYDKNDTRMQAYQENAKKNKLGLFGKRGYVEPWNYRREKKAAATGKTKSK